AGATAGTAAGTGGCAGGACCGCCGGGGGCAGGCCTCTCGGCGCGAGCGGAGATCTATTACGGGAGCATCTGGGCGGGCATAGTATGCGGCCGTGCGGCAGCACTGACCTCCAGTTTACGAGGGAGCAAACGAGTGCCTCGCAGTAAGTCGGGAGTCGAGGTGAAGGATCACTTTCGCGAGAACCTCATCCTCGACCGCTACGACCCTGTCTTTTTCTCGATGCGCGGATCGAAGCTCGAGCACATGCGTTCCGAGAACAGCGAGGACGTCGTCACCTGGAACGTGTTCCGCTCGCTCTCCAAGCTCGATCCGAGCGCGTGGTTTCAGGAGATGTTCGAGCGGAGCTTCGGCCACTCCGTGGGCTTGCCGTCGCGCGGCGTGGTCATCGATCTATGGCGATCCGCTTCGCCCCCTCCCGGAATCCGCGAGCATCAGAATGACGAGGGCGCCTCCGAGATCGACGTCGTGATCGAGAACGAGGAGCTCGTCTGGTACATCGAGGCGAAGTTCAAGAGCGACATCAGCTTGAAGACGACCGCGAACGCCGAGCGCGATCAAGTGATCCGAAACATCGACGTCGGCAGCTGGCACGCCGCGCCCCGCGACTTCTACTTCTCGCTCCTCGTCCTGGATCGCTCGCGGTCGCCGGAGGGCGTCCGTCGCGTCGAGAAGTACTCGCGCAAGGCAGGCCTACCAAAGGATCTGCTGAAGCACCGGCCGGACGGAGTCGCGAACTTCAAGGGAGCATCGGTGATCACGTGGCGCGAAATCGAGCACGTTCTCCGCGCTGCGGAACCGCAGCTCGCGAACAAGGACGAGAAGGCCATCGCATCGAGCGCTGCCGACTACCTGGCCGAGCTGCATCGTCGGCGGGACGTGAAGAGGCTCCTGACTGGATGAGCACGGTCGTGGTCATTCGCGTTCCCGCCCCACCACGCACGACTGTCTCATCATTCGGTCTAGGTCTGGCTGCTCCTCCCCGGGCCCGCTGGGCTGGGACAGCCTTGAACCCTCCAATCGCTGGGAGAGCGCTCGCTCGCGCCGCCCCGCCCATCCATTCCCCCAGCCATTCCCCCACCCACGCCCCCCGCCTCCCGTTCCGGTAGCCTCCCGCCGCGCGCCCATTCCAGGAGTCATGCCATGCCCACTGCTCTCGTCACGGGTGCTTCGTCCGGCCTCGGTGCGGAGTTCGCGCGTCAGCTCGCGGCGCGGGGGTGCGACGTGTTGCTCGTCGCGCGGCGGGCCGAGCGGCTCGCGGCGTTGGCGGACGAGCTGGCGAAGGAGCATCGGGTCGAGGCGCACGTGTTCGCGGCGGATCTGTCGCTGCGCGAGGCGCCGGCGGCGATCGAGGCGCACGCGAAGGAGAAGGGCCTCGCGATCGATTGGCTCGTGAACAACGCGGGCGTGGCGGGGCCGAAGCTGCTCGAGGAGAAGGACTGGGACGCGCAGTGCGCGTTCTTCGAGCTGATGATGATCTCGGTGGCGAGCATGTGCCATCGGTTCATTCCGCCGATGGTCGAGCGCGGGCGGGGGCGCGTGGTGAACGTGGCCTCGGTGGCGGGGCGCATCTCGCGGCCGGCCGGCGCGAACTACGGGCCGTCGAAGGCGTACGTGATCGCGATGAGCGAAGAGCTCGAGCTGTCGCTGCGGGGGACGGGCGTGCAGGTGTCGGCGCTCTGCCCGGGCTTCGTGCACACGGAGTTCCACGAGACGGCGGGCATGGGCGAGATGAAGGCGAAGTCGTCCGACCTGCTGTGGTACGACGCGGAGACGGTCGTGCGCGAGGGCATCGAGGGCTGCGACCGCGGCGAGGCGGTGGTGGTGTCGGGGCGGCTGTACCGCTGGCTCGACCCGTTCGCGCAATCGGTCTGGACGCGGCCGATCGTGAAGCGCTTCGTGCCGGGACGTTAGGCGAGGGCGCGATGAGCAACGCCGCGGCCGGCGAGGCGCCGGCGATCCCGTACGCGGGCTCGACCGTCATCGCACTCGCGCACGAGCACTTCGAGACGATCGCGCGCACGGTGCGCCTGCTCTTCGGGCTCGCGCACACGGACGCCTATCGCGCGCTCGTCGCGCCCGAGGCGGGCCCGGTGACGGCCCACGAGCCGGGCAACTTCGGCGTCTTCATGGGCTACGACTTCCACGTGACGCCCGAGGGCCCGCGGCTCATCGAGGTGAACACGAACGCGGGCGGTGCGCTGCTGAACGGCCTGCACACGGCCTCGCTCGTCGACCCGGAGCGCCTCGGCTGCCTGTGCGCGCACCTGATGCCGGTGGCCGACCTCGAGCGCGACATCGTCGCGACGTTCGAGGACGAGCACGCGGCCGCGCGCGCGGCGGCGGGGCTCGCGCCGAAGCGGCTCGAGCGCGTGGCGATCGTCGACGAGGTGCCGGAGCGGCAGTTCCTGGCCCCGGAGTTCGAGCTCTTCCGCGCGCTCTTCGCGCGCGCGGGCATCGAGGCGCGCATCGCGGACACGCGCGAGCTCGCGCCCTCGACGGGCGGCGCGGGCGTCGCCCTCGACGCCGGCCGCTGGCCGGTCGACCTCGTCTACCTGCGCGACTGCGACTTCGCGCTCGCGAGCCCGCGCGCGCGCGCGCTTCGCGACGCCTACCTCGCGAACGAGGTCGTCGTCACGCCCGCGCCGCGCGAGCACTTCCTGCTCGCGGACAAGCGGCGGCTCGCGGTCTTCTCGTCGCGCGAGCGGCTCGCCGCGCTCGGCGCGACCGACGACGACGCGGGCTTCCTGGCGGCGGTCGTCCCCGAGACGACGCCGTTCGAGGCGCTCGGCGCCGAGCGCGCGTGGCGCGAGCGCCGGCAGTGGGTGTTCAAGCCTGCCGCGGCGTTCGGGAGCCGCGCGGTCTACCGCGGCGACAAGCTCACGCGCGCGAAGCTCGCCGAGATCGCCGCCGAGCCGGGCTACGTCGCGCAACGCTATGCGTCGCCGGGCGTCGTCGCGGTCGACACGCTCGAGGGCCGCCGCGCGATGAAGTTCGACGTCCGCGCCTACGCCTACCGCGACCGCGTGCTGATGCTCGGCGCGCGCATCTACGAAGGCCAGGTGACGAACCTGCGCAGCCCGGGAGGCGGCTTCTCGGCGATCTGCGTGAGTCGGCCCGCGGCCGACGATCTGACGAGGCCGGCGGCCGACGATCTGACGAGGCCGGCGGCCGACGGCGTGACGAGGCCGGCGGCCGACGCCGCAACGAGGCCCGCGCGATCATGAGCGCGCGCACTCCGAGCCGCTCCGCGTCCGCCTTCGCCGCACTCGCGCTGGTCGCGAGCAGCGGCGCCGCGTTCGCCGAGCCCGTCGCCGTCGCGAACGCGGGCTTCGAGGCGCTCTACCTCGGCAGCAACCTTCCGCCCGAGTACGGCGGCGACGTGCCGACCGGAACCTTCCCGGTCGGTCCGGCTCCCGCGGGCTGGACGTCGTACTACGCGCTCGGCGCGCCGGCCGGCGGCGAGTTCATCGGCGTGCTGAACCCCGGCACGGCGGCCGACTACGCGCCGAACCCGGCCTACTTCCCGGCGGGCGCGCCGGAGGGCGACAACGTCGTCCTGCTCTACATGGACGGGGACGCGGGCGGCCAGGAGTACGGCGTCGAGCAGACGTTGGGCGCGAACCTGGAGGCCGATCGCGTGTACACGCTCTCGGCCTGGGTCGGCAACATCGCGAGCGGTACGGCGCTGCTCCCGCCGTACTCGACCTTCGGCTTCTTCGACCTCGACGGCTTCCCGGGCTACCGCCTCCAGCTGCTCGCGGGCGGCGTCGTCGTCGCCGAGGACACGACGAGTGTCTCGCCCGCCGAGGGCATCTTCGAGCCGGCGATGGTGCAGCTCACGACCGATGCGTCGCACGCGCAGCTCGGCCAGCCGCTCGGCATCCGGCTCGTCACGCGCAACCTTCCGGAAGTCCCGGGCGTGAGCGGCATCGAGGTCGACTTCGACGACGTGAGGCTCGACGTCGCGCCGCTGCCGGCGGTGCCCGTGCTGCCGGCCGCGGTGTGGGCCGCGCTCGCGGTCGCTCTCGCCGTGCTGGGGTCGAGTGTGGCGCTGCGCGGCTCTCCGGCCGAGCGCGATGCTCGCTAGGTGAGGCACCCAGGAAATTGGACTTCGAGCGAGTGCGGGGCCGAAGCGGGCTACTGGCGGCGCGCTTCGCGCTGACGCGCCTCGCGCCGACGCGCATGCTTGCGAGTGCCTGCGCGCTCGCGCTCGCAGCGAGCGCATGCGCGCTCGCGCCTCCGCTGCCCGCGTCGCTCGAAGGCGCGCTGCCCGGCCTGCGCGACGGCGCGTGGCCGCGGCCCGTGCGCGTCTACGTCGCGCGGCGCGTCCACACGATGGAGGCGGCGCAGCCGGAGGCCACGGCGGTGGCCGTCGATCGCGGGCGCATCGCGGCCGTCGGGTCGCTCGAGGAGGTCGAGCGCGCGCTCGCGCAGGCGGGCCGACGCTGGGCCGTCGACCGGCGCTTCGAGCGTCACGTGCTGCTGCCGGGCTTCGTCGAGCCGCACCTGCACCCGTACATCGCGGGCGTGCTCCTGCCCATGCACTTCATCACGCCGCACGAGTGGCACCTGCCGGGCCGCGAGGTGCCGCGCACGCGCGGGCGCGAGGCCTATCTCGCTGCGCTCCGCGCGCACGAGCGCGAGCTCGCGGCGCGCGACGCGCGGGCCACGGCGCGCGCGGTCGGCGCCGGCCCGACGCACGGCGCGCGGCTTCGCCGCGCGCGCAGCGCACGCCTGCACCGCGCGCCGCCCGAGCCCGAATGGCTCTGGACCTGGGGCTACCACCATCTCTTCCACGGCGAGCTCACGCGCGCCGATCTCGACGCCGTCTCGCGCACGCGCCCGATCGTCGTCTGGCACCGCTCGTTCCACGAGATCCGCCTGAACACGGCGGCGCTCGAGGCGTTGGGCCTGCTGGGGGACGACGCGCGCGCCGCGCTCGCGAGCACGCCGCAGGCCGACGTCGAGGCGGGCCGCTTCTACGAGAACGGGCTCGCGGCGGTCGCGCCGCGGCTGTTCCCGCGGCTGCTCGCACCGCGACGCTATTTCGGCGCGCTCGCCGAGGCGCGCGACGTGCTGCACGCGGGTGGCATCACCACCGTCGGCGACGGCGCGTTCGGCTCGCTCGACCTCTCGCGCGAGACGCTCGCGCTGCGGCTCTCGGCCTGGAACCGCGCCGACACGCCCTTCCGGACCGTGCTGCTCGCGGACGCTCGCGCGCTCGCGGCGCGCTCGAGCCACGAGGCCGTCGTCGAGCTCGTGCGCGGCTTCGCAGCGCGCGACACCGGGCGCCTGCGCTTCCGCGACGACGCGGTGAAGCTCTTCGCCGACGGCGCGTTCTTCTCGCAGCTCATGCAGCTCGGTCCGCCGGGCTACCTCGACGGGCACGAGGGCGAGTGGCTGATGGAGCCCGCCGCGCTCCGCGCCGCGGTGCGCGCCTACTGGCGGGCCGGCCTGCAGATCCACGTGCACGCGAACGGCGACGCGGGCGTCGACGCCGCCCTCGATGCGCTCGAGGCCGCGCAGCGCGAGACGCCGCGCGACGACCACCGCTTCGCGCTCCACCACTTCGGCTATGCGCGCCCCGACCAGGTGGAGCGCATCGCGCGCCTCGGCGCGGTCGTGAGCGCGAACCCGTTCTACGTATGGGCGCTCGCCGATCTGTATGCGCGCGAGGGCCTCGGGCCCGAGCGCGCGGCCGAGCTGGTGCGGCTCGGCTCGCTCGAACGCGCGGGCGTCTCGGTCTCGCTCCACTCGGACTTCACGATGGCGCCCGCGCAGCCGCTTCGCCTCGCGCAGGTGGCCGTCACGCGGCGCACGGCCGAGGGCCGCGTCGCGGGCGCGGACGAAGCACTGTCACTCGAGGGCGCGATGCGCGCCATCACGATCGGCGGCGCGCGTCTCCTTCGCATGGAAGACGAGATCGGCAGCATCGCGCCGGGCAAGCGCGCCGACTTCACCGTGCTCGCAGAAGACCCGTACGAGGTCGACCCGGAGCGTCTCGCGGACATTCCGATCTGGGGAACCGTCTTCGAGGGCGTGGCCCACCCGCTCGTCGCGGGCGATGGCGACGAGCACTCTGCGAAGTGCTCCGCCGCCCCTCTCGGTGCCGCCGGGTACGAATGACCGCCGAGAGGAGCGACGGAGCGGGGCCAACTCTTCGTGTTCCCGTCGCAGTGCAACGCACGTGCCACGCGCGAGGGACGCGGTGCGGCCTCGCGGCGGTCGCAGTGTCGCCAATCGATGACGTGACGGGGGTGAATACGTCGCCGATCGGCGACGGCGAAAGTCCCACGTGGGGGCCACGGCGTTCCGACGGCGTGCGGGGCGTGTGGCACCGGGGTTGCACATCGCCACGGGGCTCCCGCCCGGCTGGCACTCGCTAGGCCGCGGGGGCCGGGGGACGTCGCGGCGCCGGACTCGGAGTCGCCGCGTTCTCTGCACGTTATGCAAGGGGAGCGGCGTGTATGATGCGCTGGATGCGGCGTGCTCCCGGTGAATCCGTCGCGGACGCGGGTGCTCGCGCGTCCGCGAGTGCGGGCGACGAGACGGTCGGCCCCGGCGCCGATGTCGTGCGGCAGGAGCGCGACTTCTACCTGCGCCTGCTGTCCCTCGGTGCGGCGGACGACCTCGACCGGTTCCTCGAGGAGACGCTCGCGCTCGTCGTCGAGATCACGGGCGCGCAGCACGGCTACATCGAGCTGCGCGATCGCGAGGGCGACCCGGCCTGGAGCGTGGCGCACGGCTACGCCGCGGACGAGGTGGCCGAGCTGCGCGCCCACGTCTCGACGGGCATCATCGCCGAGGCGATCGCGACGGGGCGAACGGTGCTGACGCGCTCGGCCGCCGTCGACGAGCGCTTCCGCGACCGCGGCAGCGTGCGCGCGGGCGCGATCGCCTCGGTGCTGTGCGCGCCGATCGGCGACGCGGCGCCGCTCGGCGTCGTCTACCTCCAGGCCGACTCGGCCGACCAGTTCGACGAGCGCGACCGCGCGCGGGTCGAGCTGCTCGGCGCGCGCGTCGCGCCGTTCGCCGACCGGCTGCTCGCGCGGCGCGAGGCCGAGGCCACGGCCGACCCGCTCGCCGAGCTGCGCGCGCAGCGGCGCTTCGCGGGCATCGTCGGGCGCAGCGCGGCGATCGCCGCCACCGTGCAGCAGGCCGCGAACCTCGCGCGGCTCGACGTCACCATCCTGCTGACGGGCGACTCGGGCGTCGGCAAGAGCCAGCTCGCGCGCGCCATCCACGACGAGAGCCCGCGCGCGCGCCACCCGTTCGTCGAGCTCAACTGCGCGGCGCTGCCCGAGACGCTGATCGAGAACGAGCTCTTCGGGGCGGCGCGCGGCGGCCACTCGACGGCGGGGCGCCCGGTCGTCGGCAAGATCGAGGCGGCCGAGCACGGGACGCTCTTCCTCGACGAGGTGGCCGAGCTGCCGCTCGCCGCGCAGGCGAAGCTCCTGCAGTTCTTCCAGTCGCGCGCCTACTATCCGCTCGGCGCGTCGACGCCGCGCAGCGCGGACGTCCGCATCGTCACCGCCACGAACGCCGACCTCGAGGAGCGCGTCGAGCGGGGCCGCTTCCGGCAGGATCTGCTGTACCGGCTGCAGGTCGTGCCGCTGCGCGTTCCGAGCCTCGCCGAGCGGCGCGACGACGTGCGCGAGCTCGCGCAGCACTTCTGCCGCGAGGCGTGCGAGCGAAACGGGCTCCCGTTCCTGCGCCTCTCGCCGGGTGCGCTCGCGGAGGTCGAGACGGCCGAGTGGCCGGGCAACGTCCGGCAGCTCGCGCACGCGGTCGAGGCGGGTGCGATCCAGGCCGCGCTCGCCGGCCTCGGCGAGGTCGAGGCGGCGCACCTGTTCCCGGCGCGCGCGCCGGCTTCGGCGCTCGCGTCGTCGGCGGGCGGCGCGGGTGGCGACCCCGCCTTCGCGGCGTTCCAGTCGTTCCAGTCGGCGACGCGCGAGTTCCAGCGCGAGCTCGTGCGCCGCACGCTCGAGGACACGGAGTGGAGCATCGCCGAGACGGCGCGCCGCCTCGACCTCGCGCGCCAGTACGTGCACAAGCTCATCAAGCGGTTCGACCTGAAGCGGACGTCGTAGCGCGCGCGAGTCACGCGAGCGCGCGAGAGGGCGCGGTGCGGCGGCACCGGGGAAGTCGGAGGATCGACGGGATGCCGAGCTTCCGGGCCGCGCTCGCGCACGCGGACGACGCCGGTGCGCTCGCACCGTGGCGCGCGCCCGACGCGGCGCGCGAGCACGTCGAGCTCGAGCTCCTCGGCCTCGCCCAGGAGATGCTGTCGCGCGACCAGCGCCCGCACCCGACGCTCTCTGCGGGCGAGGCGCTCTTCGCGGAGCTCGTCGTGCGCGACCTCGACGGCGCCTTCGGGCTGCCCGCGCACGCCGGAGG
This Myxococcota bacterium DNA region includes the following protein-coding sequences:
- a CDS encoding sigma 54-interacting transcriptional regulator; translation: MRRAPGESVADAGARASASAGDETVGPGADVVRQERDFYLRLLSLGAADDLDRFLEETLALVVEITGAQHGYIELRDREGDPAWSVAHGYAADEVAELRAHVSTGIIAEAIATGRTVLTRSAAVDERFRDRGSVRAGAIASVLCAPIGDAAPLGVVYLQADSADQFDERDRARVELLGARVAPFADRLLARREAEATADPLAELRAQRRFAGIVGRSAAIAATVQQAANLARLDVTILLTGDSGVGKSQLARAIHDESPRARHPFVELNCAALPETLIENELFGAARGGHSTAGRPVVGKIEAAEHGTLFLDEVAELPLAAQAKLLQFFQSRAYYPLGASTPRSADVRIVTATNADLEERVERGRFRQDLLYRLQVVPLRVPSLAERRDDVRELAQHFCREACERNGLPFLRLSPGALAEVETAEWPGNVRQLAHAVEAGAIQAALAGLGEVEAAHLFPARAPASALASSAGGAGGDPAFAAFQSFQSATREFQRELVRRTLEDTEWSIAETARRLDLARQYVHKLIKRFDLKRTS
- a CDS encoding amidohydrolase family protein, which translates into the protein MLASACALALAASACALAPPLPASLEGALPGLRDGAWPRPVRVYVARRVHTMEAAQPEATAVAVDRGRIAAVGSLEEVERALAQAGRRWAVDRRFERHVLLPGFVEPHLHPYIAGVLLPMHFITPHEWHLPGREVPRTRGREAYLAALRAHERELAARDARATARAVGAGPTHGARLRRARSARLHRAPPEPEWLWTWGYHHLFHGELTRADLDAVSRTRPIVVWHRSFHEIRLNTAALEALGLLGDDARAALASTPQADVEAGRFYENGLAAVAPRLFPRLLAPRRYFGALAEARDVLHAGGITTVGDGAFGSLDLSRETLALRLSAWNRADTPFRTVLLADARALAARSSHEAVVELVRGFAARDTGRLRFRDDAVKLFADGAFFSQLMQLGPPGYLDGHEGEWLMEPAALRAAVRAYWRAGLQIHVHANGDAGVDAALDALEAAQRETPRDDHRFALHHFGYARPDQVERIARLGAVVSANPFYVWALADLYAREGLGPERAAELVRLGSLERAGVSVSLHSDFTMAPAQPLRLAQVAVTRRTAEGRVAGADEALSLEGAMRAITIGGARLLRMEDEIGSIAPGKRADFTVLAEDPYEVDPERLADIPIWGTVFEGVAHPLVAGDGDEHSAKCSAAPLGAAGYE
- a CDS encoding SDR family oxidoreductase, whose translation is MPTALVTGASSGLGAEFARQLAARGCDVLLVARRAERLAALADELAKEHRVEAHVFAADLSLREAPAAIEAHAKEKGLAIDWLVNNAGVAGPKLLEEKDWDAQCAFFELMMISVASMCHRFIPPMVERGRGRVVNVASVAGRISRPAGANYGPSKAYVIAMSEELELSLRGTGVQVSALCPGFVHTEFHETAGMGEMKAKSSDLLWYDAETVVREGIEGCDRGEAVVVSGRLYRWLDPFAQSVWTRPIVKRFVPGR